The Gadus macrocephalus chromosome 3, ASM3116895v1 DNA segment TCCCCGGTGTGGACGCTCTGGTGCACCTTCAGGTtgttggaggtggagaagtgttTCCCACAGTGGGCGCAGCGGAACGGCCGCTCCCCCGTGTGCACCATCAGGTGCCTCTTCAGCCCCGACAGCTGTCCGAAGCTCTTCCCGCACTGGGGGCACCGGTGCGGCCTCTCGGGCCCCCCGGGTCCCCCCGGAGCCTGCCGCGGGGGCCGCAGGTCGCCGTTTGGCCCCGCCTCCGCGTGGCGTCGGGCCGACGGCGGAGGGTTTGTGCCGTGATGGGCCGACGGAGGGTAGGCGCCTGCGGGAGGCGCAATGGCGTCCGGCCAACGGGGGGGGCCGTGGTGGAAGGGCCCGCCGTACGAGCCGTCGGCCGCGAGCAGCAGGTCCCCGGGGGGGCGGTTACCGCCGCGTACCCACGGCAACGCAACGTCATCGCCGCCACCGGCTTCCGTCAGGTCCTGAAGCGCACCGATCAGGATGACTTCCTGTTTGGAGCCTCCGGGGCTGCGGCCATCGGGGGGCGGAGCTTCCCGGAACATCTGAGAGGAACAAGATGGCTGCTGGTCGTCTTCCTGTCCGCCATGTTGGCCTTTCCAGAGTGCTCCAGGACTGGCGTTCTCTggtagcacaaacacacacatacaagcacacacacacacacacacacacacacacacagtgtatcttagtgtaaaacaacaacatgtagctgtgtgtgtgtgtgtgtgtgtgtgtgtgtgtgttgacttaAGGGTGTAAGGTGAGCTCTGAGTGGGGTCTGAGGGGAACTCACCAGGAGGTGTAAAGGCAGCACCAGGATCAGTCCGACTGCAGGGGGTCCCTAGACTCAGGGCCCGCCcctgtagacagagagagaggttctgATTGGTCCAAGAATTCACACAGAGGAGCGGTCCCTCCCCTATTAACAATGGTGTCATTCATGAGTAACAACGTTGGGTGATGGTGTCATTATTGGGTAATGATCTCATTAAtgtgttttaattgtatttatggGTAATGATCTCTTATTGGGTGATGTCATAAATCTGTAATGTTATTATTGGGAAAATTAAATCATTAATGCTTAATGTCATCAAtgaaacatgtcatcagaaGTCATGATGTAATTCCTAAGAAACAACATAAAAGGAGTAACCCTGCCAGACTAGCCTAACTATCAAAAGAAGCAGATTAATGAAGTGGCTTAGAGAAATTGTATTGATTCAAACAAATTGCAGGTAATGCTTTCAGCTACAGTTGAATTACAAAGATAACTAATACACGTTTATCCTACAATGATTATTATACCACAGCATTGTtgaatgcttgattctgattgatCAATACAAGTTTTCAGTAACTGCCGTCCCGTCATCGTGACCTCGACGGCGGTCCGCTCACGGCCCCTGTCGTGCATTCCTTTCAAATAATGGGAAGGCCCAGAGTGGCTCATTCTTACTTTAAATGTAGTAATCACCTCAGGAAGGCGCTATATGCTTTTATACAAAAGACAAACAACCACAATCTGTACAATAGGATTTATTTAAGTGTAGGTAGGTACAAAGATATACAAACACGCTAGCTGTTGCAGCGGCGTGAGGGCTCTGAGGATCAGGCCCGCCGCTCGCTATACGCAGAGTGCGTACggcaccaagtacctgagggggcaccaaaaattaaggtttgtaaaaaaataagaaaaatacattattgaattaaaagaaaatgtaaattaGTTTTGAAGTGGCCCaccgttgtttgttcttaattgaATAACCTATCACTCGATTTCGGCAAATTAGATGTCTTtacctaatatataaaaaggggctcccccccccccccgctcgtgtagggcaccgaaacggccagcagcggccctgCTGAGGATCCATGAGGCCTCATCTTCTCTGTGGGAGTCTCTGACGCCCACAGAGAGGAC contains these protein-coding regions:
- the LOC132453558 gene encoding zinc finger protein 316-like, which translates into the protein MSSPVDFHSQIASIIEVLANAAVAEICKVVDDGYAVVHLEVSQNQKENDFLRRKVRLLEMQVAKYRAERMKGPEGTARFPGSRILGRPHREALAGPFPQGRLRGLGRCQKTPPLPRDQDPHQQVVTSTKMEVVEAEPLRIVKVEGAEPSESDHTSNRPDAGSGPTPFAGPEEPRSQSEGRALSLGTPCSRTDPGAAFTPPENASPGALWKGQHGGQEDDQQPSCSSQMFREAPPPDGRSPGGSKQEVILIGALQDLTEAGGGDDVALPWVRGGNRPPGDLLLAADGSYGGPFHHGPPRWPDAIAPPAGAYPPSAHHGTNPPPSARRHAEAGPNGDLRPPRQAPGGPGGPERPHRCPQCGKSFGQLSGLKRHLMVHTGERPFRCAHCGKHFSTSNNLKVHQSVHTGEKRFQCSQCGKKFSFLSNLIRHQAIHNTTQSS